The DNA sequence CCGAGGGCGCCGCCGAGAAACAAGATGTCGTTGTATGAGCAGCTTAGTATCCCGTCTCAGAGGCTCAACTTGGCATCCTCCACCCTATCACTGCCTCCTCACAGCTCCAGCGACTTATCCCCTTCCTTTTCGCCAAGCAAGGTCAGTGCGGTTGTCACATAGCTTTCCCTTACCGCCAACTTCTAGCATATGGAACTGCTGCTTATGTTGCTGCTATATTGCATCtgattattacttcttcttctttgagAAGTTAACAGGGCTGGACAATTGACTTTGCTTGAACGGACTTCATTACTCATGTCAATCATTTTCCTTTATTGCTACTGTTTTGTTCCCTTGTAGTTGTTTTCCTCTGCTTCTTCACCTTTGTTTTTGGCATTTTACATAGAAACGATCCACTATCATATGAGATAATGACCAACAATCAATTTTGAGATAATTTGGATGATACTGAAGCCACAGAATATCCCATTTACTGCTACATTTCATGTTTAAAAGTGTTGATGAATTCTCACATTGAATCCTGGCTTTCTTCAATAGCATATATGCTTGACCTCACGAACTGGCTCCAATTGACCATTGTGTCTTCCTGCTTTGAACCTTTAACATGTCAGAGGTATTATTGCATGGTTGCTATGGGTATGGGTATCGGCTGTCGTTAGTGGCAAGAAGGGTATTGGGGAGCAACCCAATGCACTGATCTCCCTCCAGTATGAGTCTGTAAAGGGTTACCTTCGCATGCAGAGAAGTTGTTTCCCTGATCTGAACCTTGGTCACCGAGGATGCAAAGGACCAACATTGCTCTTGTACTAAGGCCAACCCTCACTTGGTGTCGAAAGAAATTAAATTTATCTCTAGAATTGTCTTCATATTGTGGGAGATATTTTGACCAAAAGGAAAATGATCATCTCAACTTCTGAATATCTCTCTCTAAGAACCTTAAACATcaacatttgatttttttaacCATGGTTATATTGTGACGGTCATTACATTTGTTATTTCTCTGTCAAGTTAATCACTGCTAACAAGCTTTTGTTGTTCTGTTTTAGGGATGTGACCATCAAAGGATTATGCTTTCTCCATTGTACATTTCTCCGCAAGTGTCTCTTCATTCAGCAGAGATAGTTAAATCTCGTACACCTGACGAAACAAATGATATTGCAACGAGGATGGAATTCAAGAGAAAATTTATGAAGCAAGTAAGTTCTGGAAATTTGTTCAGTACAGGATCAGTTGCTGAATGTAGCCCACTGAGACCACACAGCCCTAGTGTGAACATTTCTGGTGGGAAGATAATGGTTGATGTGGATGACATGGATGATAATATAGATCATTCGGGAATTCTTGCATCCTCGAAAAGAGATACACACATGACTGATCCAGGTAAGTCAACTACCTTAAATTCCCAGCAACTACAGAAGATTCCTTCTGCTAGGATCAATTCTTCAGTTCAGTTCCCAAAGTCAAACAAGACGCCCTCACAACAAACCATTATTGCTTGCATTAAATCAAAAAATTCTAATAGAATTCATAGTGGAAAATTTCCTAAAGAAACTTCAACAATTGAAGAGCCCAAAGAAACTTCAATAATCGGAGAACCCAAAGAAGCCAAAGAAAAGTTTTCATCCCATACAACTGGTGAGAGATCAAACAGTTTGAAAGATTCTTTAGCTAGAGATGATacaatcggtttgcatttaactGAGAAATCAATGAATGGCGATACAGTATTGTGTCATGGAAAAGGTGATCAGAGTGGAACTCAACGCTTGAATGATATTGCTGTTATTAATGATGGTGAGGCTATGAAGACCAGAAGTCAATTATGCTCTAAAGCTTTACCCGGAAAAGGTCATAGAGCTACAGATATTTCTGGGAATTGCCACAAAGAGGACAGTGCAAAGAAAAATGGGTTATTGGAATTTAGAGATTTAGAAAGAAAAGATGATGCATCTGAGCCCTTAATGGTGGACACAGTGTCCGGTTTGGTGATATCCCCAGATGATATTGTTGGAGTGATTGGTTCAAAGCATTTTTGGAAAGCCCGAAGAGCTATTATCAAGTACGTAGTATTTTACTATCACTGTATGCGTATTCTTTAAAATGTATATTCTTTTAATGCACATGAAATGTGATCATCCATATTTTGCATGCATGCATTCTTGATTGTAATTTGCTTGAGCATGGAGTTTATTATTCATTTCAAACTATTACTGAAATCTTTCTAGATTTCACTAATAAATAAGGGTGAGTCTGGGTACAACGGTAAGGTTGCTCCTTGGCGACTAGGGAGACCAGAGTTTGAGTCATAAAAatagtctctttaaatatttaaaggtaaggttGCATACATTAAACCTCTCCAAACCCCGCATTGGCGGGAACTTGGCTATGCCCTTTTTTTagtaaaatctaaaaaatatgttTGTTATTTGGCAGACTTTTTTTgtttgaaaatcctaaaaaattGTCCCTTATCTTCCCTATGATTGTTGTCTTCTTTTAACTACCAAGTGGCCCAGGTTGTGGCTACAATCATGGCTCGATTGATATCATGTTGACAATTTAAAGTAGAACAAGCTTATGACAAGCACAgaaagtattttattttattcgaGAATAAAGGAAGGGAAAGAGAGAGCTTGAGAAAATAATAATTCTAAAAgataatagaaaataaataatgacTGGCCTCTCATCACACCTTTACACTTGGACAATGAAATTATACCATCGGAAGAAAAAAACTGTGGCCTGTCATCAGTTTCTGACATAATGTGTAACAAATAATTTTGTTCATTCATAGGttcattgattaattgatttCTCAATTACTACCCCCTTCCCTATTTTAAAATCTCTCAAAGTACAAGAAAACTAGGGATATACAAAAAtgagaaaagaataaaaataagaaaaatgcaCTAAAGTAAATTTATCatttattcttttcttctttagaGAGAATAAATTTTCTACTGCCTTCTTTCTTGTTGTCTGCAGTACTGGCAGTAATGCAACTTTTTGCCAAACCAGAACAGCCTGATTAGTTCCCTCCTGCTTATCAGAATTGGATTGATATTTCTGCAAGTTTGTCTCGTGAGCACACCTGGTGAATTTCAACTGATCAGTTTTAAACTCATCTAAATTGGACCCTAGAAGTCCCATATTATATATTAGTGGTACATCATAAACCAAACATAGTTTTCCCAACGTTGAATAGAACCTATGTGAAATTTTGTTGTCGAGGTGAAGCTTCTTAATACAATTAATTCTTACATGTAAAAAACTAAGATTTCCATTTGAGCTGCGTAAATGACTCTTTGACTTAAATCACCTGATAGTAGCAAAAAGAAAAGGGAGGGCTCCCAGTGCACTAAGCTTCTACCAACGAGAGATCATTTTTGCAACTTGAACCTGATCAGCAAGGTTGCAAAGCAGTGGCTTTACGGTGATTCTAAGATTTACCCTCTTCCCAATAAAGGAACTCCTGTGGTATATAAGAATGTCAAAGTATGCGTGCCTTAGTCTTACGTACCGTAACTGTCATATGTACTCCATCTATAAATATTAGATTGGATATTGCACAGAAATATATGAATAAACTTTTCTTTTATTCAGCAATTCTAGAACTATTTTTAATTTGTTAGAtcaaattttgtaattttttcatGATTTTGTGTGCTTCTCTGTGATGATGCATGTTCTTAATTTTTGTACAGTCAGCAAAGGGATTTTGCAATACAAGTATTTGAGCTTCATAGGGTAATAAAGGTTAGTTTTGGACAGTTACAATATTCATAGATCGTCAGATTAGCTAGAATTACATAGATTCTGAAGTAAATATTCTAAATGAAACAGGTTCAGAAGTTGATATCTGCATCGCCACATTT is a window from the Musa acuminata AAA Group cultivar baxijiao chromosome BXJ2-1, Cavendish_Baxijiao_AAA, whole genome shotgun sequence genome containing:
- the LOC135598296 gene encoding ELF3-like protein 2 isoform X1, which produces MKGAEEEEVMGPLFPRLHVNDAEKGGPRAPPRNKMSLYEQLSIPSQRLNLASSTLSLPPHSSSDLSPSFSPSKGCDHQRIMLSPLYISPQVSLHSAEIVKSRTPDETNDIATRMEFKRKFMKQVSSGNLFSTGSVAECSPLRPHSPSVNISGGKIMVDVDDMDDNIDHSGILASSKRDTHMTDPGKSTTLNSQQLQKIPSARINSSVQFPKSNKTPSQQTIIACIKSKNSNRIHSGKFPKETSTIEEPKETSIIGEPKEAKEKFSSHTTGERSNSLKDSLARDDTIGLHLTEKSMNGDTVLCHGKGDQSGTQRLNDIAVINDGEAMKTRSQLCSKALPGKGHRATDISGNCHKEDSAKKNGLLEFRDLERKDDASEPLMVDTVSGLVISPDDIVGVIGSKHFWKARRAIINQQRDFAIQVFELHRVIKVQKLISASPHLLLEGNPYLSKCSVKPPDKTLPQCNTNPQPEEFRPKDGIQNPKQNKEQPADNIAGVSALPACEDGSKGGPHGQVPKAGSNSGIPSPVPMAPDDKSRPLCFPPLGNQWLVPVMSPSEGLVYKPYMGPCPPTGGFMAPLYGRGTPLGASQVAGDFINPAFGFSASHRPPNVGILPGPSAIAPLYYPTPYGLQAWNPIISTSAVKQVSNLAGSQPSGQTGQHSRRSCNMSPIPRKEAFPGHAGKFQVSKKSEFQGSTLNIPSEKAQLEERDQFLLFPTAPGVSSLNCPVQSNGTDSQTRVIKVVPHNSRSATESAARIFRSIQEGRQQHDS
- the LOC135598296 gene encoding protein HEADING DATE 3B-like isoform X2, with the protein product MKGAEEEEVMGPLFPRLHVNDAEKGGPRAPPRNKMSLYEQLSIPSQRLNLASSTLSLPPHSSSDLSPSFSPSKGCDHQRIMLSPLYISPQVSLHSAEIVKSRTPDETNDIATRMEFKRKFMKQVSSGNLFSTGSVAECSPLRPHSPSVNISGGKIMVDVDDMDDNIDHSGILASSKRDTHMTDPGKSTTLNSQQLQKIPSARINSSVQFPKSNKTPSQQTIIACIKSKNSNRIHSGKFPKETSTIEEPKETSIIGEPKEAKEKFSSHTTGERSNSLKDSLARDDTIGLHLTEKSMNGDTVLCHGKGDQSGTQRLNDIAVINDGEAMKTRSQLCSKALPGKGHRATDISGNCHKEDSAKKNGLLEFRDLERKDDASEPLMVDTVSGLVISPDDIVGVIGSKHFWKARRAIINQQRDFAIQVFELHRVIKVQKLISASPHLLLEGNPYLSKCSVKPPDKTLPQCNTNPQPEEFRPKDGIQNPKQNKEQPADNIAGVSALPACEDGSKGGPHGQVPKAGSNSGIPSPVPMAPDDKSRPLCFPPLGNQWLVPVMSPSEGLVYKPYMGPCPPTGGFMAPLYGRGTPLGASQVAGDFINPAFGFSASHRPPNVGILPGPSAIAPLYYPTPYGLQAWNPIISTSAVKQEGSISWPCWEVSGVKEE